GAAGCCGCCAACACACCACAGGGGCCGGGTATCGTCACCACAGTACAGGAATTGGAGGGCTTTTATATCATCAAATCACTTTTACGCCAGCATATCGACGCCAAACGCATTACCTACCGAGACGCTTTATCCTACTTTGCTATCCTCCTCGACGATAATAACCGCAAAACCATCTGCCGCCTCTATCTCGACGGTAGTAAAAACTACTTGGCGGTCCTAGACGAAACGAAAAAAGAAGTTCGGCATGAAATTAAATCGCTCGACGGGATCTATCAATTGGGTGATTTGCTATTAGAAGTTATTGGTCGTCTAGAAAAAGTTAAAAGCTGATCAAATTGCCTTACGATTTATCGTAAGGCAATTTGAATTGATGAGATTTTAAACCATATTTCCTGTTTAAGCAGCTTTTAAACAGGAAGTATAACCATTCAGCCCATATATTATGATTATCAAAAATGTAACAATTAAGCAGCTAGCAGAATTCAGAAGATTGTCAGATCGGCGCAGGCAGAGTTTTGCTCGGCAAATACAAACTACACCAGCAATGAGTTCCGGTGATGGCGGCGGCGATTACTGGATCTCAAGTTCAAGCGCGATAAGCAACGCCTTTAAATTACAGAATAATCAATTTATTGCAGATAAAATTAGTCAGTTGAATGACAGCTATAAGGCAGCAGATCACATGGGTTCCAAAATTATGTATAAGCGAAATTTGGAGATTTTACACCTATATGAATATTTTAATCTCTCCGCGTGGGCTCCGGCTACTGCATTAACCTACCTGACAAGGCCCAAAGTCACGTTGATTAAACAAAATGTACCGTTACAGATACTTCCGCAGCTTGTTTTTAGCTTTGAGCAAAATGGTGAGGCGATGCTGGGCGGGGCTTGGTTCGTGACTTGGCTTGAAAAGTTTAATATTGGAGATCTGGGGATGTATACAGAAGCATTATTTGAATATCTGATGCTGGTCTATGGTCGCGACCATCAAATAGACCCACAATTTTGCTTTACTGCTGATCTTATTGAGCGAACGGTCGTTAGTTATGATCAGCTTCAAAATGGAGCAGTGTCCGCAGTATTGTCGCCAACATTAGACGAATTGAATGCATTGATTTGACCATTAAAAAGCGCAATCGTAATTCTCGCTTGATAATACAAAAACACTTTATCTGCTTGGGTCAACTGCTCATGTCGCAAGAGATAGTTTTATAATTACAAATCAATAAGTTCTTGTGGCTCTGTTTTCGGTCGCCATTTAGGGTACCAACAGAAATTAATATATTTACAGCTTACTAAACCTTCTCCGAATTATGCCTTTCAAACACTTTTTAAACACTTCACTCAAGTTTGAGCGAACACATCAGTTGATTCTGCAGTGCCTTTTTAATGATGCTTTATTTTTAAAAGCCGCAACCGGCCTGGAAGTGGAAAATCCCCAGGTAGTTTTAGAGCCTGTAAAAAGTCTTTTTGATATTGGTATTCTAGATCCTGACGGTAACATGATCTGTCTGATTGAGTTAAAGATGTGGTCCAACTTATCGAACGCTCAACTCGAAAGGCAACGGAGGTATTTGGAACTCACACAATGTCCTGGTGTGCATATTTTATTGGGTGCCTCGGACCTCCAGTTTTACCGTGATGAAAGTTATGATGACATTGCTGAATTCTCTGATCAGCGCAGCTGTAAGGTTGGGTACAAAGAACTAATCTCAATACTGGAAAGATTCGCAAGTCTAAGTCCAGCAGGTGCTCCTATAACTATCATCGCAGAGGATTATAAAGAAGCTTTACAAAAGCAGGAGAAATATATCAACGACGCATGGCTGGATAGTTCAGCTAGCCTACACTTGCGCAGTTACTCGGCCTATAGCAAGATCCGCAAATATCTGATTAATGAAGCTTTTTATATTTATTCTGTCAATAATCCTGGTGGCACCGCACATATCCTGAATGACGACCGTTCATGGACGGAATTTCTTTATCAAGGGCATAAATTTAAAATGTATCAGGAAATACTTGACTTAAAGCTGATGATCAGGATAGAGAGCTTTGGGGCGCCTAATGCAGTAAAAACTTCGCTAAAACAAAGGGTGATACAACTACTTCAGCAGAAAGATCCCAACCAAATATCCTGGTCGTTTAGCAGTCGTACCAGTAAATATCACAAGATCGCGATTTATCATCCCGTAATGAAAACAGAAGTTGACTGCGAACAAGTCGCAACTATTATGCGCTCATTGAACGCCATTATCAAAGATATCGTTCGGATTGTTGAAGATAATAAGACCGAACTGGAAGTTGCAGAATAACTGCCTATATCAGTACATTGAAAGCCGAAAGGCTGCGCAGTTAACTGTGACAATCTGTGCTTCGGTAATAATAGAGTTCTTCATTGTTGACTGTTTAAAGTTAAGACTTTTCGCCCTTTAAGAAGTCCGACTTTTAGGAGGGGTTACAATCCGATTCGATATAGAGATGAGGCCATAAATTATATTAAGGAAAAACATAGCTTAGAAGATAAGATCATTGCAATGTGTTCAATGACGAGTTTGCCCACAAATCAGTACATTGATCTTCTGAATAGCTACTATGCTTTATTCCGGGATCATAAAATCAGCGAATCTTTACTTAATAGAGGTTTATTCAACGAATTTGATACCCAATATAAAGTGGCCAAGCTATATAACGACCCGTCATTACGTAAACTTCTAAAGAAGATGCTGAATGATGACTCTTTGTCTAAAGCGTTTAGAATGGACATACGTAATGAAATATTAAATGGAAGATGGCTGCATGATTTACAAAGAACAGGACACTTGAAATGATAATTTTGCGATTAATGCATACACTATTTCGAGGTTGTAAAGGGAGAGATAAATACTACCACATCAATGGCAACTGATGCACCAAATATAAAAGTAACTTTATCCCATACTGTTGTAGGTGAATATAATAGTAATTCTGGGATTCGGATCGCAATTAGCGCAATCTTTAAAAAAGCGCATTCCTACTATGTTTTCGCGAACTTTTTTATTTGACTGAGATTCGGATTGCGATTAGTGTAGAGTTGTTATCCTCTTATAATAATGATAATTAAAAGGTCTTTTAATAATGTTACCGGGCAACCAAAGCTTTCGTTAGAAAGCTCGATGTTATGATTCGATGTTTTTAATTACTAATTTTTTTAGTATTTTTAAACATGGAACCAAAACAAATCGCCTGGCTCACCGGCCTGGCCGGGTTAGCCGGTGCTTTACTGACACAGCTGATGTCAGGCCTGTTCAGCTATATGAATGACCGCCGCAGGCAACGACTGGATCTGCAAAGGGATTACCGGAACAAAAGGACCGAAATCGGCGAGAACTTTTATTTTATGAATGGTGAACTGATGGCCATGATCAAAAAGAATATTGCCTACTGGCATACGCGCCTGCATTACCGGAGTGATGTTACGCTTAGTTTTTTACAGCAGGAAATGGATCGTTTGGATGCTTACCAGACCAAACTCCAGAATGAAAACTGGAAGTATAACCTGATCGGGATCTATTTTGATACGCCCTTACAGTTTTGGCGAAATGCTCGAGGACAATAAGCGTTCGCATGAGCTATACCTGAAGGTGCTGGATCAGTCAGAAATTATCAGGCGTACTTTACCTCAAGAAAGGGATGATCTCTACCCGGAGTATCAGGCGGCTTTGAAACTGTTGTGTGAACATTATCAAATGATCTATGAACGAATGGGAAGCAATATGAGCGCGGTAAAAGGGGCGTTGGTTGCTGGGTTTGAAATGTAAATAATTGTATATCAAAATATTGATTTGTTTTGGTGTTTCCCCATGATTACATTGTTAGCAACATTTGCTTATTCTCTTTTCCATGAAGATCACCAGAGAAAAAAGACAATATCCGCCAATATTATATTGATGGAAACCGGGATACTAAACACTGTTTTGTATTAAAGCAAGCCATGTTTCGACTTTGTCAAAACGGCTTGCCGGTATACCCGGACCCGATATGCCTCACTTTGTTCAGCATAATTTTTTATTTTCTTTTATAAATTACTTATATTTGAGTTCCGTCAGTGGGCACCCCCTAATTTGTATTTGGCTACTCTGACAAATGATTGTACCTTTTGTACGGTCATCTAAATGCGGCCCGTGCGTCCGCAGTGTCCCTTTGGGGCATTCCGAGAGGTCGTTTCAGTTGCTTCGACCCACTTCAACGTAAATTTCCTTTTTATCGATGGCCAGACCCAAGGTTTCGTCAGCGGATAAACGCTCTACCAGATTCATGTTACAACTGAAGCTGGCAGAAAAGAAAAAAATAGACGAGGCTGCCTCCGCCTGCGGCCTGCGCTCTGCCGTATGGGCACGTGAAAAAATCCTTAAAGGCCGTTTCCCGGAACCCAAAGCCGCACGGTTAGATCTTTATACTTATACCGAACTGAAAAAGATCGGGGTTAACCTCAATCAACTGACACGGCTGGCGAACGGTGGCCATTTATCCCCGCAACTCATCGGGACGCTCGTCCGGCTGGAACAAAAGCTGGACGCCATCACCGCAAAGCTCGTATATGATCGCTAGTCAACGTATCGGTAAAAGCTTTCTTGGCGCATTGAACTATAATGTGAAGAAGCTTCATAAGGCAGCTCATGAGCGGGCCGAGCTACTTGGCACCAACTTTTCTTCAGTTGCGGTAAAGAACATATTGCGGGAGGTTGATCTAATGCGGCAGCTCCGGCCTCAGCTAGGCAGGTATGTATACCACACCAGCCTTAACTTTTCCGCCGCAGATATCAGCAATCTGACCAATGAAAAACTATTGGACATTGCGCTGGACTATCTGACGGGAATGGGATTCACTAACAATCAGTACCTGATATTCCGGCATTATGATGCCGGGCACCCCCACATTCATCTATTGGCTAACCGGATCTGTTTTGATGGCAGTGTCGTGTCTGACAGCAATAATTACAATCGGAGCGAAAAATTGGTAAGAGCACTGGAATATCGCTATAACCTCACACCTGTAGGACAGAGTAACTATGTAGTGAAGGAGCGTAATAACCATGTAAATAAGTATCGGAGTAATACGGTAACCGGTGAACCAGGCACCTCCATAACTAATGAGCTGGATAATTATGTAACCAGGAATCAGCCTAACAATATAACAGCAGAGCGGAATAACCCTGTAAATATGTATCGGAGTAACACAGAAACCGATAAGCCACGTAATCCGATAACTAATAAACGGGGTAGCGGTGTAACAAGCAATCAGCCTAACAATATAACAACCGAGCGGAACAACCAGCAAAATAAATATCTCGGTACTCCTGAAAATGAGGGGAGAAGTAACCCTATAATTGGCCATCAAAGTAACCCTATGATGGAGAACTCTTATAACCAGGTAACGATAGAACGGAATAACTACCGATCTCTCCGCGCACCCAAAAAAGGTGAGATTGAAATGTCTATCCGCATGGGCAAACCATCGGATAAAATGCTTTTGCAGGAAAAACTGGCGCTTATCCTGAAAAGCCAAAGCCTGAGTATGCAGGATTTCATCCAGCAATGCGAAATGAAAGGTGTTTTGCTATTATTCAACCAGGCCTCCACGGGCAGGGTCAGCGGCATAACCTATTTCCATGAAGGCTTTAAGGCAAAAGGCCAGGCACTGGGTGAACGGTTCAAATGGATGGAGATCGTCAAACAATTGGATTATGAGCAAAACAGAGACAGCGAGGCAATTAGCGAAACAAATCGCCGGACAAGGCAGCGCTACGGGCTACTCGACCAGGCGGGAGCAATTACTATCCCAGGAAGAAGCGGAGAAAGAAATGCTGAACCTGTTTCAGGCAAGCGCAAAGATGTTACAGGACCTGAATTTGATCAGGAGCATGGTCCAACGGCAGGAATCACGGCAGACCAGCTCACAGCAAAAGCAGCAGATGCTTTGGATAGTAATGTTATTACTGTTGCTGATTCAAATAATTACGATGGCAGTTACGATCAACATCTGCATATCTCGATAGCAGAGGATATCGATGACGAAGCCATCAATGGGAGAAACAGGAGACGCCAGCAGAGAGCCAGAACGAACACCCGTTAATTTTTTAATAATGAAACAAATCGTCACCCCCAAAGGATCAGGCCGAAGCCCATGAGTGAAAGCTACAGTTAATTTGTAAACCATTGATTAATTTATTATATTCAGGAAAGTATTTATACTATGAAAACGCTGATTTTCTTCGTGATTACCACTGTTGTATCCTATGGCGTTATGATGTCTGCCATCTACAAAGGCACCGATATGGATATCGTAAAACATGGGGTAATTGCCTTTACGATTTGGGGCGTTTGCCTGGTGTATCTAAACAGACGCATGCGGAAAAGGTCGCCCCGTGAAGAGAATGAGCAAATGCTCAATGTTTATCTTCGGGATCGCCTTAAACGCAGGCTGTAGACTTTCCGGGCCGGTTAATCTGTCGGCTACTAAGTTTCTGGCAAAAACCGGAAGCTAATACCCTGAGTCAATTCTACAGGGGCGTTAACATTTAACTTTTATCGTATGCGACGTTTACTTGTTAAAACAGGCATTTTCGTATGGTTCATAGCAACCAATGTCATTTCAGCTGCAGCCATTGAGGCCGCCATTCATTTTCATCGGTACAGGTTCGGTTATATCAGTTTAGCAATTGGGCTTTTTGCTCTTTATGCAGGAGGCTGGTATTACCGGATCAAGGGCGATCCCCGGAGAGGAGCCACCGAGTCGGTTATTCGCTATTACTGGCGAACTCGTTTGTCGAAGGGGGCTTTCTGAGTATATATCGGAAACCTTAGACGAATAGCAAAGCAAGAGCTTTGAATCAGGTAGCCGGCACGAATTCCGGCTACTTCAATTACAAAAAAACTTCAGGAATGAAAAAGTTAGTATTAACACTGATTTTATCACTTTGCACCATCTGCGTATTTGCGCAGGATGAGAGTGCGGCTGGACAAACTTTCAAAATGATCCAGGGGGCCGGCGTATATGACGATGGTATGATGGGTATGCTAGCCGGTTTGAGAGATTTTATCTGGAACGGATGGTCCGATTTTATAGGCGATGCCAAAGCCCTCGCCGCGATTTTCACCATTGTTTTTTTTGCTATTAAATCCTATGAGATGATGGTTGGGGACAAACAGCTGGAGATCATGCCGCTGTTACGTCCTTTTGGCCTGGCGATGATCATCCTATGGTGGAATGTATTTGTTAGAATGATTGCCTTTCCCTGTGACTTAATCCAGCAACAATCACAGGATAAATGGAAGGAGGCGCAGGTTGCTGCTGACGATCTGCGCGTAAAGCGGGCAGAGCTCCAGCAAGAAATGGCGGACAGTCTTTACAATTTCCAGGCGCAAACGCAGGTCGCAGAGAAAGAGTCTGACACCTGGTATGGCGAAGCCTGGGATGCGGTTACCAGTACGGTTAAGCAGGGGATTTCTACCGTTGTTACCCCGTTACTCGAAATGAAGCAGCGACTGCAGATCAGTTTGCAATTACTTATCACGCAGCTATTAGAATTGCTTGCGATCTGGATACTCAGGATAGCAACTTATTTTGTGCTCTTTCTACAAGTGTTCTATTCCAGCGTTTTAGTGATCCTCGGGCCTTTTGCTGTTGCGGTCAGCATCCTGCCTGCCTTCCGGGATAGTTTTTCGACATGGATAGCTCGTTTTATTTCGGTCAATCTGTACGGAGCTATCGCATTTTTAATCATGTGGTTGTCGGCCTATATCCAGCAATATGCGATGACAGCTGAGATCAGCCGTTATCAGGAAATTCTACATGGTGGGGTAACAGCCAATAAAATGGCCGAGATTACCGTATTTGCATCTAATGGCATATTAAGCTTTGGAACCGTGATCATTACTTTTTTGGTCGGCGCTATTGCGATGTTTACTGTACCAAGTATTTCGACCTGGATAGTTTCAACCTCGGGCGTAGGTTCTGCCACGAGCTCGTTCGGTAGAAATGCTGCCGCCGCTGCTTCATTGGGAAAAAAGGTGGTTAGTGGTATGTTTTGAGATGTTGATAGATGGAAGATTCGTAGAGAAGCCGCCTTGTGCGGCTTTTCTTATAAGTAACAGTCTTACTTATGAGCATTAAGTTCTCCCGGTAGTGGTTGCTCAGGAAAGAAGTCCTTAATTGAACATTGGAGTATTTCAGCGATCTTATTAAGGTGGTTAATATTATATTTTTCTGCGCGGTTTGTGGTTTCAACTTTGCTTACAAATTTTTCATTTAACCCCATCATTATCGATAGTTTGTCCTGCGAGATATTCTTGCTGATCCTTTTGAGCTTGACCTGCTCAATGACATATTGTTCTATGTGTGTTAGCTCTCGCATTAGATAGAGCAATAACACAATTAATATAAAAATAATTAGGGGTATATATACCACTATTCGTTTTTCTTTTTTAGATTTGATGTAGTTGAAAATGCGACTTATGGGTTTTGATTTCACTACTAAAGAAGGCAACAACGGTCATTTTTATGACGGGGATTTCGTCAGGCACTACGCTGTGATGAAAGACAAAGCCATCTCGTTTGGGCTCATGCTTTTAAATGACACCTTTACTGTCGAGACCATTGTGCAGGACGCTTTGCTTAAACTATGGAACTTCAGAGATACAATCACCAGCATTGAACATGCAGAACGCTTCGTAAAGCAAAATGTAAAGTGGGGGTGCTATAGCTATTTTCGACAACCCGCAAGCCGCTTTCAAAGACAAATGGTACGTCTTGATGATTTTGAACGGAGTGATAATATCTCACACCTTGCTGATAGTAATGATTTGTTTTTCGAGGACGATGTTGAGTTATCGGATAAGCGCTTAAAGTCAGCAAGAGAAGCAATTAGCTTTCTATTTGCAGGTCGCTTAAAAGAAGTGATCGAACTATATTTTATAGAAGGACAAAGTTCAAAACAGATCGCCTCACGCTACAGCCTATCTGTTAGGACAGTAAACTTGTTACTCGACAAAGGTAAGGCCAAGCCTAGAGCAATGCTTGTAACGTCAGCCGAATGTTTTGATAAGCCTAGGCTCCAGGCATCAGTTTCGCTCCCAAAACAAGAAATACAATTCACCCGCATCGATGGCCTTACCTTTGACCAATCCCGTATCTACCACCTACGGACGGTTGATAAATGTGCTTTTGAGCAAATAGCAGCGACCTTAGCGTTATCGCTGAATTCTGTACAGCAGGAGTACGTCCGAGCCTGGAAAATTGTTAGTAGAAAGCAGCAGGACAAGCGCCGTGGTCGCAGGACAGCTAATAGTTTTTCCGACTTGCCGGTTACTTTAATTGCATGATATGGCAGCACCATTACATTTTACCCGTAAAGTGCAGATACTTGTCAATAGCACAGACAAGGACTTCGTATATGCGACTATTGGTAAGCTCATGGAATGGCAAGGTCTCTGCCGTCGGTGCGCCAACCTCATCTATACCCATCAATTTGTCCAGGAGCAAATAAAAGATATGGTTTATTTGACAGAAGGTATACGATTGAAGGTTGCAGATCACAATAAAGACACGGACGGTATGCTGGTTTCCTCGCGAACCAACTCGACTTATAAAATTCTGACTGCTAAGTTTAAAGGCGAATTGCCCAGCAGTATTTATAATAACCTGAATAATCAGTTAGCCGCGACTTTTATGCAGGAAAAAGCACTTTACTATACTGGTGAACGATCTATAAAGAATTTCAGGCGTTCAATAGCAATGCCATTCAGTGCTGAATGTATCCGGCAACTTAATGAAAACCATGAAGCGAGGTACTTTGCATTTACGCTATTCGGCATTCCCTTTAAAACTTACCTCGGTTCAGGTTATGACGATAAGCGGGATCTGCTGCGAGAGGTGGCTTCAGGGACGCTAAAGATGGCGACCAGCTATTTGAAAGTCGAACAAAGGAAAGTTTTTCTGTTGGCGACCTTCGTTCGGGAAAAGGAGTTGCACCTGCTTCGCGAGGATATTATAGCAGAGGCATCTCTTTCGATGGAGCACCCATTGACTGTTAAGATTGGTAAACACACGTATACCATCGGTAGTAAGGAAGAATTCTTATACCGGAGATTGGCTATACAAGCAGCGCGCCAGCGGGTACAGGCTTCGGTAGGAATGAATCGTGCTGGGCATGGTAAGAAAAGAAAGAGGAAGCCATTAGAGCATTATCATCATTTAGAAAAGGACTACATCGCCCATAAGCTTCATTTATATAGCAGGCGATTGATAGACATTTGCCTTAAGAATCAGGCGGCCACATTAATTCTGACCGGCCAACAAGAAAAAGAAGAAATAGCAAAGACGGAAACTTTTATTTTGAGGAACTGGAGTTATGCCGGCCTAAAAAACCTGATCGCTTTCAAGGCGGCAAAGGCCGGTATTACACTGATCGTAGAGTAAGGCTTTGGTATAAATAATTTGAGGCTGCTTGTACAGCCGTAGGGTGAGTGCCTGTTTTCCCTCACTAAGTAAGAGCAAAGCTTAGGCTATGTTCAAAACATACAACGGCTCGCTTGTCGTGTTTAGAACAAACATGATGGCTACGCTCCTTATTATTAGCTAGCACACATTCAAATGAGTTTTTAGAGTGGTTTGCTGCATTTCCCCTTATTGCAGCCGGTATAAAACATACTAACGGAAAGACTACTGGCTTGACCGGCAGATTGCCAAATGTGTACGATATGTCAAAGAGAAATTATGGACAAAGTGACAAACGTAATAAGTTAGACTTATAATTTAAAAGTTGGACGAATAGTCAGCAACGTAACTAATAAATACATGAACAGTTATATTGATATAGCAAAGAGGGATAACACACTATAGCGGATCGATCCATTAAGAAATAATGTTCGGTACTACCGGAAAACTACCGAAAAGCCCATGGCGTGAATTATAAAATTTGCAACATGGATCCATTTAACTTTAATGAGCTTCCCGATGTCGTACGACGTTTATTTGAGAAAGTAGAGCAGATAGAGCTGCTATTGCTCCGTCTTCAGCCTAAAGAAGATACCGACGATGAGTTTTTAAATATCAACGAAGCCGCCGCGTTTCTAAAAGTGTCCGTTGCCTCGCTTTACTCCAAGGTTAGCAGAAAAGAGATACCAGTAAGTAAACCCGGGAAACGATTATATTTTAGTCGCACTGAACTTCATGAATGGGTTCGGTCGGGTAAACAAAAAACAAGTCTGGAAATCCTCTCAGAGTATGGAGGCCAAAGAAAGATTACCTCGCGAAGTAAGCTCTATAAATAGTAAATCCGTGCTGCCGGTCCCAGCAGCATAAATCCCGTTAGGAACGTGATAATAAATTATGACTTGGCTGATCATTCAGGCAATGCTCGGGTGACGATATATAAAACCGGCAATGCTGGCCAAAACCATTGTCCTTATAATAAAAAAGAACTACGCCGGATGCACTTGGAATCTATATGGTGCAAGGCCGGGTCTTTTTTGCTGTCGAACAGGCTTGCATTAATGTAGCTTTCAGATAACCCTTCCTCGCAATCGATCTTTACTATCTTTTCCAAATACAGGTAATAAGAGTGACATATGCAAAGTTTTTTATAGAACGGGTAAGATCGCAGATGTTTGGGATCGCTTACATTCTGTCCTTAATGTTACTGGTCTGGTTTGAAAGCTCATCGAATTTATCTGCCAATAACATCGACCCTACTGAAAATTATTACTCATCTGAAACAACGGCAAATACATCGCAATAAGAATTGTTCCTACCACTGCGCCTAAAAAAAGAATGATTAGCGGTTCCATCATGCTGCTAATGGTGCCTGTTTTGAATTCGACTTCTTCGATATATTGTTCGGAGATAATACCAAAAAAGTAATCGAGCTTGCTGGTCTCTTCGCCTACTTTGATGAGCTGGATCATTTTTGCAGGATAGACTTTAAACTGCCGAAAACTTTCGTGTAGTTGGCGTCCGTGCAGTATGTCGTCTTCTACTTTTTTGAGGGAATGTTCAATGGGATAAAAGCCGATCATCTGCCTAACCAAAGTAATGGCTTTGAGTAAGGGTAGGCGTGCGTTTATGAGCAGACGCATAGAGTTACAGAAACGAGCCAGATAAATCTTTTGTACCAGCTCACCAGCCAATGGAATGCGCAGTAAAATACGCGAGGAGACACTTCGCACTTGCTCATTTTTTCGCCCCACATAAAGAACGGTTGTGAGGCCGATTACTGCAAGAAAGACAGGTCCGGCCCAGTTTTGTAAGGTATTAGATACCGAGATGATTTTTTCGGTAATCCAAGGTAGGTGCCCGCCGAAACGTTTGAAAATATCGCCGAACATGGGTACGATGAATTTTAACATAAAGAATACCGCACCGAGGGAGGTGAGCATAACGATACAAGGATAAGTAAGG
This region of Mucilaginibacter yixingensis genomic DNA includes:
- a CDS encoding MobC family plasmid mobilization relaxosome protein, with protein sequence MLQLKLAEKKKIDEAASACGLRSAVWAREKILKGRFPEPKAARLDLYTYTELKKIGVNLNQLTRLANGGHLSPQLIGTLVRLEQKLDAITAKLVYDR
- a CDS encoding relaxase/mobilization nuclease domain-containing protein; this translates as MIASQRIGKSFLGALNYNVKKLHKAAHERAELLGTNFSSVAVKNILREVDLMRQLRPQLGRYVYHTSLNFSAADISNLTNEKLLDIALDYLTGMGFTNNQYLIFRHYDAGHPHIHLLANRICFDGSVVSDSNNYNRSEKLVRALEYRYNLTPVGQSNYVVKERNNHVNKYRSNTVTGEPGTSITNELDNYVTRNQPNNITAERNNPVNMYRSNTETDKPRNPITNKRGSGVTSNQPNNITTERNNQQNKYLGTPENEGRSNPIIGHQSNPMMENSYNQVTIERNNYRSLRAPKKGEIEMSIRMGKPSDKMLLQEKLALILKSQSLSMQDFIQQCEMKGVLLLFNQASTGRVSGITYFHEGFKAKGQALGERFKWMEIVKQLDYEQNRDSEAISETNRRTRQRYGLLDQAGAITIPGRSGERNAEPVSGKRKDVTGPEFDQEHGPTAGITADQLTAKAADALDSNVITVADSNNYDGSYDQHLHISIAEDIDDEAINGRNRRRQQRARTNTR
- a CDS encoding plasmid transfer protein, translating into MKKLVLTLILSLCTICVFAQDESAAGQTFKMIQGAGVYDDGMMGMLAGLRDFIWNGWSDFIGDAKALAAIFTIVFFAIKSYEMMVGDKQLEIMPLLRPFGLAMIILWWNVFVRMIAFPCDLIQQQSQDKWKEAQVAADDLRVKRAELQQEMADSLYNFQAQTQVAEKESDTWYGEAWDAVTSTVKQGISTVVTPLLEMKQRLQISLQLLITQLLELLAIWILRIATYFVLFLQVFYSSVLVILGPFAVAVSILPAFRDSFSTWIARFISVNLYGAIAFLIMWLSAYIQQYAMTAEISRYQEILHGGVTANKMAEITVFASNGILSFGTVIITFLVGAIAMFTVPSISTWIVSTSGVGSATSSFGRNAAAAASLGKKVVSGMF
- a CDS encoding helix-turn-helix domain-containing protein — its product is MRELTHIEQYVIEQVKLKRISKNISQDKLSIMMGLNEKFVSKVETTNRAEKYNINHLNKIAEILQCSIKDFFPEQPLPGELNAHK
- a CDS encoding helix-turn-helix domain-containing protein; the encoded protein is MDPFNFNELPDVVRRLFEKVEQIELLLLRLQPKEDTDDEFLNINEAAAFLKVSVASLYSKVSRKEIPVSKPGKRLYFSRTELHEWVRSGKQKTSLEILSEYGGQRKITSRSKLYK
- a CDS encoding type II secretion system F family protein — protein: MPTIDLNKYQPPKVARKPESSKNENGLLAFMNKDISFGSKELSDKKKEAFYLELSSLLKAGINLKDSLELVTSGQKQEKDIKLFEEVLAKVKKGSKFSEALQASGKFSLYEVFSIQIGEETGKQTEVLEDMARFFQNKIKQRRKVISALTYPCIVMLTSLGAVFFMLKFIVPMFGDIFKRFGGHLPWITEKIISVSNTLQNWAGPVFLAVIGLTTVLYVGRKNEQVRSVSSRILLRIPLAGELVQKIYLARFCNSMRLLINARLPLLKAITLVRQMIGFYPIEHSLKKVEDDILHGRQLHESFRQFKVYPAKMIQLIKVGEETSKLDYFFGIISEQYIEEVEFKTGTISSMMEPLIILFLGAVVGTILIAMYLPLFQMSNNFQ